One Cellulomonas soli DNA window includes the following coding sequences:
- a CDS encoding beta-galactosidase: MTDARTPKPFVPERGLLFGGDYNPEQWSRETWLEDVELMRQAGVTTVTVGVFSWSWLEPEEGVWDFGWLDDVLELLHANGIDVLLATPTASPPPWFTLAHPDGLPVGPDGVQRWHGSRDTYCLSAPSYRDASRRVARALAERYGSHPAVVGWHVHNEYGTVCWCDHVAASFRRWLQGRYGDLATMNDAWGTAFWSLRYTAWEQVLPPRTTQYLHNPGHALDFRRFVSDELLACFTEQRDEIHASGSTLPVTTNLMLPSWNHWEQWSWAREQDLVSIDHYFDTAGPDGEAHVAYAADLTRSWSQGRPWLLMEQSAAAITVDGTSVPKAPDRMVRSSLAYVARGSQGALFFQWRASTAGAETWHSALVPHAGADSETFRAATGLGSTLRELAAVAVPPAEGPVVATDVAVLWHADGWWALETDGLPSDRLSYPDTLRRTHRALYRLGLPVDFVPPGGDLSRYRLLVVPALYAMDDQTVAWLERYVREQGGRLVVHHLTGIADASMRVTTGGYPGRLRDLLGVRVEQVRPLARDEELVLDDGSRASVWSELVHLTGAETVRTYAGGVLDGRPAVTEHRTGAGVAVYVSAQLDESDLDRFVAAQVALADVRPVLATPAPTAVEVVRRRGAAQDHLFVLNHGDVPVVVSGPAATEPTTVPPGGHLVVAVPTDEPAPLQAWTVREQDQG, from the coding sequence GCCCTTCGTCCCGGAGCGCGGTCTGCTCTTCGGCGGCGACTACAACCCCGAGCAGTGGTCGCGCGAGACGTGGCTCGAGGACGTCGAGCTGATGCGCCAGGCCGGCGTGACCACGGTGACCGTCGGCGTCTTCTCCTGGTCGTGGCTCGAGCCCGAGGAAGGCGTGTGGGACTTCGGCTGGTTGGACGACGTCCTCGAGCTGCTGCACGCGAACGGCATCGACGTGCTGCTCGCGACGCCGACCGCCTCCCCGCCGCCGTGGTTCACGCTCGCGCACCCGGACGGTCTGCCCGTGGGCCCCGACGGCGTGCAGCGCTGGCACGGCAGCCGCGACACCTACTGCCTGTCGGCCCCGTCGTACCGGGACGCCTCGCGTCGGGTGGCCCGGGCGCTGGCCGAGCGGTACGGGTCGCACCCGGCGGTGGTCGGCTGGCACGTGCACAACGAGTACGGCACGGTCTGCTGGTGCGACCACGTCGCGGCGTCGTTCCGCCGCTGGCTGCAGGGGCGGTACGGCGACCTGGCCACCATGAACGACGCCTGGGGCACCGCCTTCTGGTCGCTGCGGTACACCGCGTGGGAGCAGGTGCTGCCGCCGCGCACCACGCAGTACCTGCACAACCCCGGGCACGCGCTGGACTTCCGCCGGTTCGTCTCCGACGAGCTGCTCGCGTGCTTCACCGAGCAGCGCGACGAGATCCACGCATCCGGGTCGACGCTGCCGGTGACGACCAACCTCATGCTCCCGTCGTGGAACCACTGGGAGCAGTGGTCGTGGGCCCGCGAGCAGGACCTGGTCAGCATCGACCACTACTTCGACACGGCCGGTCCGGACGGCGAGGCGCACGTGGCGTACGCGGCGGACCTGACGCGCTCGTGGTCGCAGGGACGCCCCTGGCTGCTCATGGAGCAGTCGGCCGCCGCGATCACCGTCGACGGCACGAGCGTGCCCAAGGCACCCGACCGGATGGTCCGCAGCTCGCTGGCGTACGTGGCCCGCGGCTCGCAGGGCGCCCTGTTCTTCCAGTGGCGGGCCTCGACCGCGGGTGCCGAGACCTGGCACAGCGCGCTCGTGCCGCACGCCGGCGCGGACTCCGAGACCTTCCGGGCCGCGACCGGGCTCGGCTCGACCCTGCGCGAGCTCGCCGCGGTCGCCGTCCCGCCTGCCGAAGGGCCCGTGGTCGCCACCGACGTCGCGGTGCTGTGGCACGCGGACGGGTGGTGGGCGCTCGAGACGGACGGCCTGCCCTCGGACCGGTTGTCCTACCCCGACACGCTGCGGCGCACGCACCGCGCGCTGTACCGGCTCGGGCTGCCCGTCGACTTCGTCCCGCCGGGCGGCGACCTGTCCCGCTACCGCCTGCTCGTCGTGCCCGCGCTCTACGCGATGGACGACCAGACGGTGGCCTGGCTCGAGCGCTACGTCCGTGAGCAGGGCGGGCGGCTCGTGGTGCACCACCTGACGGGCATCGCCGACGCGTCGATGCGCGTGACCACCGGCGGCTACCCCGGTCGGCTGCGCGACCTGCTGGGCGTGCGGGTCGAGCAGGTGCGCCCCCTGGCGCGCGACGAGGAGCTCGTGCTCGACGACGGCAGCCGTGCGTCCGTGTGGTCCGAGCTCGTGCACCTGACGGGTGCCGAGACGGTCCGCACCTACGCGGGCGGCGTGCTCGACGGGCGCCCCGCCGTGACCGAGCACCGCACGGGCGCCGGAGTCGCGGTGTACGTCTCGGCGCAGCTCGACGAGAGCGACCTGGACCGGTTCGTGGCCGCGCAGGTCGCGCTCGCCGACGTGCGGCCGGTGCTGGCGACCCCCGCGCCGACGGCGGTCGAGGTCGTCCGCCGCCGCGGTGCCGCACAGGACCACCTGTTCGTGCTCAACCACGGCGACGTGCCGGTCGTGGTCAGTGGGCCCGCCGCGACGGAGCCGACGACGGTCCCCCCGGGCGGCCACCTCGTCGTCGCGGTCCCCACCGACGAGCCGGCGCCGCTGCAGGCGTGGACCGTGCGCGAGCAGGACCAGGGATGA
- a CDS encoding YesL family protein codes for MRIDPNSRNIQGITSFLTFVALNVLYLLTCLPVVTIGVATSALYEVTIRYSDDERGRPLKDYLLALRANVRRATLVYLALVVPAGVLLFSGVFWLSSGSSIGAAAATIAFLASAYLLAAFLFGMALVAQFDTGVRRTVRNALLLPAAEPVRTFGIVLIPVTVVAVTIVFPTFLVVLVTVAFSVGAYASAFLFRGVFARHAG; via the coding sequence GTGCGGATCGACCCCAACTCCCGGAACATCCAGGGCATCACGTCGTTCCTGACGTTCGTCGCGCTCAACGTGCTGTACCTGCTGACGTGCCTGCCCGTGGTCACGATCGGCGTCGCCACCTCGGCGCTCTACGAGGTGACGATCCGCTACTCCGACGACGAGCGCGGGCGCCCCCTCAAGGACTACCTGCTGGCGTTGCGCGCCAACGTCCGGCGGGCGACGCTCGTCTACCTCGCGCTCGTGGTGCCGGCCGGCGTGCTCCTGTTCAGCGGGGTGTTCTGGTTGTCGTCGGGCAGCTCGATCGGGGCCGCGGCGGCGACGATCGCGTTCCTCGCGAGCGCCTACCTGCTCGCGGCGTTCCTCTTCGGGATGGCCCTGGTCGCGCAGTTCGACACGGGTGTGCGGCGGACCGTGCGCAACGCGCTGCTGCTGCCTGCAGCGGAACCGGTGCGTACCTTCGGTATCGTCCTGATCCCGGTGACAGTGGTGGCCGTGACGATCGTGTTCCCCACGTTCCTCGTGGTCCTGGTGACCGTGGCGTTCTCCGTGGGTGCCTACGCGAGTGCTTTCCTGTTCAGGGGGGTGTTCGCGCGCCACGCGGGCTGA
- a CDS encoding LacI family DNA-binding transcriptional regulator, whose protein sequence is MQQRKRAKAPSMVDVAHAAGVGLVTVSRVLNDPDVVSEETRQRVQEAIDRLGYRRNDLARALKSGRSTTIGVVIAGSEVFELSSILRGVDGAAQAAGYWVSLASWQHGAIARLSELVDRLADQAVEGVAIVADHPLEPAVVERMAARLPVTVVRSGDLDLPSVSSVEIDQRVGARLATQHLLDQGHRRVVHLTGRLDAFDAQARQSGWADTMRDAGLPEDQLEGDFTAASGYRLTQEVLSRADRPTALFVGNDLMAVGVLAALAQAGVDVPGDMSVVGFDDMAGADFLVPALTTVRQDFVTLGRTSIESLVALIGGHQPEHHLIPPSLVVRASSGPVAPGA, encoded by the coding sequence ATGCAGCAGCGCAAGCGCGCGAAGGCGCCGAGCATGGTCGACGTGGCGCACGCGGCGGGCGTGGGGCTCGTCACCGTCAGCCGTGTCCTCAACGATCCCGACGTGGTCAGCGAGGAGACGCGCCAACGCGTGCAGGAGGCCATCGACCGGCTCGGCTACCGGCGCAACGACCTGGCCCGCGCGCTGAAGAGCGGGCGGTCGACGACCATCGGCGTCGTCATCGCCGGTTCCGAGGTCTTCGAGCTGTCCTCGATCCTGCGCGGTGTCGACGGTGCCGCGCAGGCCGCGGGGTACTGGGTGAGCCTGGCGAGCTGGCAGCACGGTGCGATCGCGCGCCTGTCCGAGCTCGTGGACCGGTTGGCCGACCAGGCGGTCGAGGGTGTCGCGATCGTGGCGGACCACCCGCTCGAGCCGGCCGTCGTCGAGCGCATGGCAGCTCGCCTGCCCGTCACCGTGGTCCGGTCCGGTGACCTCGACCTGCCGTCCGTCAGCTCGGTCGAGATCGACCAGCGGGTGGGCGCACGGCTGGCCACGCAGCACCTGCTCGACCAGGGCCACCGCCGGGTCGTGCACCTCACCGGACGTCTCGACGCGTTCGACGCGCAGGCCCGGCAGAGCGGCTGGGCCGACACCATGCGCGACGCCGGCCTCCCGGAGGACCAGCTGGAGGGCGACTTCACCGCGGCGAGCGGCTACCGGCTCACGCAGGAGGTGCTGAGCCGCGCCGATCGGCCGACGGCCCTGTTCGTGGGCAACGACCTCATGGCGGTGGGCGTGCTCGCGGCGCTCGCGCAGGCCGGCGTCGACGTGCCGGGGGACATGTCCGTGGTGGGCTTCGACGACATGGCAGGGGCGGACTTCCTGGTCCCGGCGCTGACGACCGTGCGGCAGGACTTCGTGACGCTCGGACGCACGTCGATCGAGTCGCTCGTCGCGCTCATCGGCGGGCACCAGCCGGAGCACCACCTGATCCCGCCGTCGCTCGTCGTCCGGGCCAGCTCGGGGCCGGTCGCGCCGGGCGCCTGA
- a CDS encoding DUF2277 domain-containing protein, with the protein MCRNITTLRGLEPPATADEIEAAAVQYVRKVTGITKVTDTTREAFDAAVAAVTAATAQALADLPERRNPPSTVPPLRREDVAARVAARLAAREEHERLHELGVPHSH; encoded by the coding sequence ATGTGCCGCAACATCACCACCCTGCGAGGGCTCGAGCCGCCCGCCACGGCTGACGAGATCGAGGCCGCCGCCGTGCAGTACGTCCGCAAGGTCACGGGCATCACCAAGGTCACCGACACGACCCGCGAGGCGTTCGACGCCGCGGTCGCCGCGGTGACGGCCGCGACCGCCCAGGCGCTCGCCGACCTGCCCGAGCGCCGCAACCCGCCCAGCACGGTGCCGCCGCTGCGTCGCGAGGACGTCGCGGCACGCGTCGCCGCCCGGCTGGCCGCGCGCGAGGAGCACGAACGCCTGCACGAGCTGGGCGTGCCGCACAGCCACTGA
- a CDS encoding ABC transporter permease, producing MTAVQVRAPHAAPESTPPITGPRPSNPPRRKSMVMLLCIAPFLVLIFLFSYFPLFGWVYSLYDYKPALGLSGSEFVGLQWFQMLVSSPTQLAQIGQVLLNTLAISFLGIAASVLPLGFAVMLNEVKAPWFKNAVQTLTTLPNFISWVLVYVIAFSLFSSSGLVNDVLVDSGLVTAPLKFLDSDQHVWLSMAAWSVWKTLGWGAIIYLAAISGIDQSLYESARIDGAGRFQLMRYITVPQLMPTYIVLLLLSIANLLNNGMEQYYVFQNAFNKEHLQVLDLYVYNIGMTGNSLSLATAVGMLKSLVSVALLFAVNGIAKRVRGESIV from the coding sequence GTGACCGCGGTCCAGGTGCGCGCACCCCACGCAGCACCCGAGAGCACGCCGCCGATCACCGGCCCCAGGCCGAGCAACCCGCCACGACGCAAGTCCATGGTGATGCTCCTGTGCATCGCGCCGTTCCTGGTGCTGATCTTCCTGTTCTCGTACTTCCCGCTGTTCGGCTGGGTCTACTCGCTGTACGACTACAAGCCCGCGCTCGGCCTGTCCGGGAGCGAGTTCGTCGGCCTGCAGTGGTTCCAGATGCTCGTCAGCTCCCCGACGCAGCTCGCGCAGATCGGCCAGGTGCTGCTCAACACCCTGGCGATCAGCTTCCTCGGTATCGCCGCCTCGGTGCTCCCGCTGGGATTCGCGGTGATGCTGAACGAGGTCAAGGCGCCCTGGTTCAAGAACGCCGTGCAGACCCTCACCACGCTGCCCAACTTCATCTCCTGGGTGCTGGTGTACGTCATCGCGTTCTCGCTGTTCTCCTCGAGCGGCCTCGTCAACGACGTGCTCGTCGACTCCGGTCTCGTGACGGCGCCCCTGAAGTTCCTCGACAGCGACCAGCACGTGTGGCTCTCGATGGCCGCCTGGAGCGTGTGGAAGACCCTCGGGTGGGGCGCGATCATCTACCTCGCCGCGATCTCGGGTATCGACCAGTCGCTGTACGAGTCGGCGCGGATCGACGGCGCCGGACGCTTCCAGCTCATGCGGTACATCACCGTCCCGCAGCTCATGCCGACGTACATCGTCCTGCTGCTGCTCTCGATCGCGAACCTGCTGAACAACGGCATGGAGCAGTACTACGTGTTCCAGAACGCGTTCAACAAAGAGCATCTGCAGGTGCTGGACCTCTACGTCTACAACATCGGCATGACAGGCAACAGCCTCTCGCTCGCCACCGCCGTGGGCATGCTCAAGAGCCTGGTCTCGGTCGCCCTGCTGTTCGCCGTCAACGGGATCGCCAAGCGCGTGCGCGGCGAGTCCATCGTCTGA
- a CDS encoding carbohydrate ABC transporter permease, whose protein sequence is MTTLVTTARRGTRASRTVGDVLFTALNTAGFVLVALICAYPFYYLVINSISANDVSALGNVRLWPTGLHLANFREVFSINGLSTAAAVTIARTVIGTSATVFASAFLGFMFTQERMWGRLFWYRFTVTTMYFSAGLIPVFIVMKNLGLTNNFLVYILPLVVQPFFIILVKTYVEGLPREMQEAAEVDGANIVQVFFRIYLPSMTPILATVAIFAAVAQWNSFQDTLIYVTDQSLYTLQYLLYMFINQASSLAQAAQNADGNIGLVASAATTQTPTSIRMTVSVIVVLPIIFIYPLFQRFFVKGIMLGAVKG, encoded by the coding sequence ATGACCACCCTCGTCACCACCGCCAGGCGCGGCACGCGTGCCTCGCGCACCGTCGGCGACGTGCTCTTCACGGCGCTCAACACGGCCGGGTTCGTGCTCGTCGCGCTGATCTGCGCGTACCCGTTCTACTACCTGGTCATCAACTCGATCAGCGCCAACGACGTCTCGGCGCTCGGCAACGTGCGTCTGTGGCCGACCGGGCTGCACCTGGCGAACTTCCGCGAGGTGTTCTCGATCAACGGGCTGTCGACGGCCGCCGCCGTGACGATCGCCCGCACCGTGATCGGCACCTCGGCCACGGTGTTCGCCTCGGCGTTCCTCGGGTTCATGTTCACCCAGGAGCGGATGTGGGGCCGGCTGTTCTGGTACCGCTTCACGGTCACCACGATGTACTTCAGCGCGGGCCTGATCCCGGTCTTCATCGTCATGAAGAACCTGGGCCTGACGAACAACTTCCTGGTCTACATCCTGCCGCTCGTGGTGCAGCCGTTCTTCATCATCCTCGTGAAGACGTACGTGGAAGGGCTCCCACGGGAGATGCAGGAGGCGGCCGAGGTCGACGGCGCGAACATCGTGCAGGTCTTCTTCCGGATCTACCTGCCGAGCATGACGCCGATCCTCGCCACGGTCGCGATCTTCGCCGCGGTCGCGCAGTGGAACTCGTTCCAGGACACGTTGATCTACGTCACCGACCAGTCGCTCTACACGCTGCAGTACCTGCTCTACATGTTCATCAACCAGGCCAGCAGCCTCGCGCAGGCGGCTCAGAACGCCGACGGCAACATCGGCCTGGTCGCCTCGGCGGCCACGACGCAGACGCCGACGTCGATCCGCATGACCGTGTCGGTGATCGTCGTGCTGCCGATCATCTTCATCTACCCCCTGTTCCAGCGTTTCTTCGTGAAGGGCATCATGCTCGGCGCCGTCAAGGGCTGA
- a CDS encoding ABC transporter substrate-binding protein codes for MKLVRKMPVVAVAVVAATMLAGCTGSEPDAEAKVVTEFPEEWSEPITIDVFDSLANYMGVQEGWFAKIVEDKFNMKLNIIAPNVAGGGDTLYNTRVSAGDLGDLIIVDRGTKLDELVEGGLAADMTPYYGAMTNVAAYDTAVQHANESLGGLYGIPTSVSSIKPTEPSEGIDPTFGPFVRWDLYADQGYPELGTLEDLLPVLKKMQDANPTADNGEPVYALSLFKDWDGNMMVTAKQPACFYGYDELGFVLAKADGSDYQSLLDSDSEYIRSLKFYFDANQMGLVDPESTTQNYDTLFSKFQNGQVLFSWWPWLGQTAFNTAENTAAGKGFELVPIDDQEIFSYGAEAYGAKTEMVIGSQAEDPERIAAFIDWLYSAEGVYANANQTAGTAGPEGLTWELNASNEPELTELGQQMALEGDAAVPEEWGGGEYVAGASALNTTTVVAADVDPATGFSFNYKTWPTYQALVQTPLSEDWSAHMDGATTTMEYLRSNDQLLVAPGASFAAPADSSEIEALRNQVKAIIVQYSWQMVFAKDEAEFNSLLSEMQTQASGLGYDKVLEFDMTNAQAQDDARKAVAAELG; via the coding sequence ATGAAGCTTGTCAGAAAGATGCCGGTCGTCGCCGTCGCCGTCGTGGCCGCGACGATGCTCGCCGGATGCACAGGTTCCGAGCCAGACGCCGAGGCGAAGGTCGTCACCGAGTTCCCCGAGGAGTGGTCGGAGCCGATCACGATCGACGTGTTCGACAGCCTCGCGAACTACATGGGCGTCCAGGAGGGCTGGTTCGCCAAGATCGTCGAGGACAAGTTCAACATGAAGCTCAACATCATCGCGCCGAACGTGGCCGGTGGTGGAGACACCCTCTACAACACGCGCGTCTCGGCGGGTGACCTGGGCGACCTCATCATCGTCGACCGCGGCACCAAGCTCGACGAGCTCGTCGAGGGTGGTCTGGCGGCCGACATGACGCCGTACTACGGCGCCATGACGAACGTCGCGGCGTACGACACCGCGGTGCAGCACGCGAACGAGAGCCTGGGCGGCCTGTACGGCATCCCGACCTCGGTGTCGTCGATCAAGCCGACCGAGCCGTCCGAGGGCATCGACCCCACGTTCGGGCCGTTCGTGCGGTGGGACCTGTACGCCGACCAGGGCTACCCCGAGCTGGGCACGCTCGAGGACCTGCTCCCCGTCCTGAAGAAGATGCAGGACGCCAACCCCACGGCCGACAACGGCGAGCCCGTCTACGCCCTCTCCCTGTTCAAGGACTGGGACGGCAACATGATGGTCACCGCCAAGCAGCCGGCGTGCTTCTACGGCTACGACGAGCTCGGTTTCGTCCTGGCGAAGGCTGACGGGTCGGACTACCAGAGCCTGCTCGACAGCGACTCGGAGTACATCCGCAGCCTGAAGTTCTACTTCGACGCCAACCAGATGGGCCTGGTCGACCCGGAGTCCACCACGCAGAACTACGACACCCTGTTCTCGAAGTTCCAGAACGGTCAGGTGCTGTTCTCCTGGTGGCCGTGGCTGGGCCAGACCGCCTTCAACACGGCGGAGAACACGGCCGCGGGCAAGGGCTTCGAGCTCGTCCCGATCGACGACCAGGAGATCTTCTCCTACGGTGCCGAGGCCTACGGGGCCAAGACCGAGATGGTCATCGGCTCGCAGGCCGAGGACCCGGAGCGCATCGCCGCGTTCATCGACTGGCTGTACTCCGCAGAGGGTGTCTACGCCAACGCCAACCAGACGGCCGGCACGGCCGGTCCGGAGGGCCTGACGTGGGAGCTCAACGCCTCGAACGAGCCGGAGCTGACCGAGCTGGGCCAGCAGATGGCCCTCGAGGGTGACGCCGCGGTTCCTGAGGAGTGGGGTGGCGGCGAGTACGTCGCGGGTGCCTCCGCGCTCAACACGACGACCGTCGTCGCAGCGGACGTCGACCCGGCCACCGGGTTCTCGTTCAACTACAAGACGTGGCCGACGTACCAGGCGCTGGTCCAGACCCCGCTGAGTGAGGACTGGTCGGCCCACATGGACGGCGCGACGACCACGATGGAGTACCTGCGGTCCAACGACCAGCTGCTCGTGGCCCCCGGTGCGAGCTTCGCGGCGCCGGCGGACTCCTCCGAGATCGAGGCGCTCCGCAACCAGGTCAAGGCGATCATCGTCCAGTACTCGTGGCAGATGGTCTTCGCCAAGGACGAGGCCGAGTTCAACTCGCTGCTCAGCGAGATGCAGACGCAGGCCTCCGGTCTGGGCTACGACAAGGTGCTCGAGTTCGACATGACGAACGCCCAGGCGCAGGACGACGCGCGGAAGGCAGTCGCAGCCGAGCTCGGCTGA
- a CDS encoding type II toxin-antitoxin system VapC family toxin — MPFVRIDDALPAPQAYLRAGLARPQSGPGILPLSAGNAVGSRAGADRMLDRPAPPTVGSQSMTVLDEAGAPCAVVSVPSGQFLSYPALADPTAGEALGVRRAPNGMPIVLRGQRQPGHGLPAPVPVDVETARVVTVDLSVILAGVDPALFAPDDALFVSAALAIEMAVMLGEREQSGELFPERGYRPWDRSIPVPVDHLVLRMYAQIVSDVRLHYSTELDRTDLLCAATAIIYDAPLYTTKPEAYKVLKNGLKVIKYGPTRNKAARRPTSGPPVTSAPAPAAPARASARPAPADPAEAAAALRDAYTRGEPFDQIGPVLLEAAGGAPDALAEAITEILEAVHDDLDPTWRIALLDRAEHLAPALRQADASRAGLLTALAQLNSMRTADPARQRQADAALQAYGQWAHWPDDAPEEVLDDLEDGDDDPSTLAWYRVFLTMAGVPGAQIDQELADVTAGRSLPSRERIEELRPSEG; from the coding sequence GTGCCATTCGTGCGAATCGATGACGCTCTGCCCGCGCCGCAGGCCTACCTCCGCGCGGGACTCGCCCGCCCCCAGAGCGGTCCCGGGATCCTTCCGCTGTCTGCCGGCAACGCGGTGGGCTCCCGCGCCGGGGCCGACCGGATGCTCGACCGACCCGCTCCGCCGACCGTCGGTTCCCAGTCCATGACGGTGCTCGACGAGGCCGGCGCGCCCTGCGCGGTCGTGTCGGTCCCGTCTGGTCAGTTCCTCAGCTACCCGGCCCTGGCCGACCCGACGGCCGGTGAGGCGCTCGGTGTGCGGCGCGCACCCAACGGGATGCCGATCGTGCTCCGCGGGCAGAGGCAGCCCGGTCATGGCCTGCCGGCCCCGGTACCGGTGGACGTGGAGACGGCGCGCGTCGTGACGGTCGATCTGTCGGTGATCCTGGCCGGAGTGGACCCCGCGCTCTTCGCCCCGGACGACGCCTTGTTCGTCAGCGCGGCCCTGGCCATCGAGATGGCCGTCATGCTCGGCGAACGCGAGCAGTCCGGAGAACTGTTCCCCGAACGCGGTTACCGCCCGTGGGACCGCAGCATCCCCGTGCCGGTCGACCACCTGGTGCTGCGCATGTACGCCCAGATCGTCAGCGACGTACGGCTGCACTACTCCACGGAGCTCGACCGCACCGACCTGCTGTGCGCAGCCACCGCGATCATCTACGACGCACCGCTCTACACGACCAAGCCCGAGGCCTACAAGGTCCTCAAGAACGGCCTCAAGGTCATCAAGTACGGCCCGACCCGCAACAAGGCCGCCCGCCGACCGACCTCTGGCCCACCGGTCACCTCGGCCCCCGCACCCGCCGCCCCGGCTCGCGCGTCAGCCCGGCCGGCCCCGGCCGATCCCGCCGAGGCAGCGGCTGCTCTGCGCGACGCCTACACCCGCGGCGAACCCTTCGACCAGATCGGACCCGTCCTCCTCGAGGCCGCCGGCGGTGCCCCCGACGCACTCGCCGAGGCCATCACCGAGATCCTCGAGGCCGTCCACGACGACCTCGACCCGACCTGGCGGATCGCCCTGCTCGACCGCGCCGAGCACCTCGCGCCCGCCCTGCGGCAGGCGGACGCCTCACGCGCGGGGCTGCTCACCGCCCTGGCCCAGCTGAACAGCATGCGCACCGCCGACCCCGCGCGGCAGCGCCAGGCCGACGCGGCGCTCCAGGCGTACGGGCAGTGGGCGCACTGGCCGGACGACGCCCCCGAGGAGGTCCTCGACGACCTCGAGGACGGCGACGACGACCCGTCCACGCTCGCCTGGTACCGGGTGTTCCTCACCATGGCCGGCGTGCCCGGCGCGCAGATCGACCAGGAGCTGGCCGACGTCACCGCTGGACGTTCTTTGCCTTCCCGCGAGCGGATCGAGGAGCTGCGCCCCTCCGAGGGCTGA